Genomic DNA from Desulfonema ishimotonii:
GGGTGGGCGCGTTGACCAGTTCCGGTTTCGGGGTCACCCCGAATTCGGGCGGAAAGCTGTTTTCAAAATACATCTGCTGGAATCCCGCAAACTTGAGGGCATGGGCCGTGGAGTCCACCACCGCCACATCGTCTTTATCCACATAGCCCAGCTTCAGGGCCCGGACCAGTCCGGCCAGGGATTCGCCCCCGTGGGTGCAGGCGATGTGGCCGTTGCGGTTGGCCGTCAGCTCCCAGTCCATGATTTCCTGTTCCGTGACCGAGATAAAGAAGACCCGCTGTCCGCCGGCGGTCCGGTTATACTGTTCCGCCAGGCGGATGACGCGCGGCATGGAGACGGGATTGCCGATCATGGCGGCCTGGGCCACGCTGGGGCTGACCGTCATGGGCACAAACTCCCGTTTGGCCGGGTCCGGCTCCAGATAATACTTATAGACCGGATTGGCATGTTCGGACTGGACCCCGATCACCTTGGGCAGGGCGCTGATGATGCCGGTTTCGTAGAATTTCAGAAAGCCGCTCATCACCGCCGTGATATTGCCGGCATTGCCGATGGGCACCACCACCACCTTGTCGGCCATATCATATTCAAAATCCTGGGCAACCTCGTAGGAATAGGATTCCTGGCCCAGAATCCGCCAGGCGTTCTTGGAGTTGAGCAGGGCCACATTGTAGTTATCCGCCAGATGCTCCACCACCTTCATGCAGTCGTCAAAAACGCCCGGAATCTCAAAGACCGATGCGCCGCTGCCCAGGGGCTGGCCCAGCTGCTGGGGTGTCACCTTTTTGT
This window encodes:
- the thrC gene encoding threonine synthase: MKPEHFPKEIQAHLIPEQNGKLIYRCLGCGAEHSIEKLLYTCPGCGAVLLIYDENFDRLKEIPGETWHQIFDYRKMLTIPALKGIYRYHEFIGPVIPTDAIVYLGEGHTPVVEGNGIMQEKAGLRFYFKNDGQNPSASFKDRGMASALSYINYLVKSGMISDVLAICASTGDTSAAAALYAAYLKPHIKSAVLLPHKKVTPQQLGQPLGSGASVFEIPGVFDDCMKVVEHLADNYNVALLNSKNAWRILGQESYSYEVAQDFEYDMADKVVVVPIGNAGNITAVMSGFLKFYETGIISALPKVIGVQSEHANPVYKYYLEPDPAKREFVPMTVSPSVAQAAMIGNPVSMPRVIRLAEQYNRTAGGQRVFFISVTEQEIMDWELTANRNGHIACTHGGESLAGLVRALKLGYVDKDDVAVVDSTAHALKFAGFQQMYFENSFPPEFGVTPKPELVNAPTLMRPADLERVPEPGNPLGEADFKKFVRRVSDEIAATLKLTSLK